One Oceanicoccus sagamiensis genomic region harbors:
- the tatC gene encoding twin-arginine translocase subunit TatC, which yields MSDSQNPQEDDQAQPLVTHLTELRDRLLRSVLTILFVFLCLFYFANDIYYFVSEPLRSLLPEGTSMIATEVASPFLTPFKLTLVASIVVAMPMILYQVWGFIAPGMYQSEKRVAIPLLISSILLFYAGLAFAYYVVFPLVFGFFSGVGPEGVSYTPDIARFLDITLKLFFAFGIAFEIPIATLLLIWAGITTPQALAEKRPYIVVGCFIFGMLLTPPDIISQALLAIPMWMLFEVGVFFGRFIGTKKMGPVEG from the coding sequence ATGAGCGACAGCCAAAACCCTCAAGAAGACGATCAGGCCCAACCGCTGGTCACCCACCTGACCGAACTGCGTGACCGCCTACTGCGCAGTGTGTTAACGATATTGTTTGTTTTCTTATGCCTATTCTACTTCGCCAACGATATTTACTATTTTGTCTCTGAGCCGCTGCGCTCCCTGCTGCCGGAAGGCACCAGTATGATTGCGACTGAAGTCGCATCTCCGTTTTTAACACCCTTTAAATTAACCCTGGTCGCTTCAATTGTTGTGGCGATGCCAATGATTCTCTATCAAGTGTGGGGCTTTATCGCACCGGGCATGTATCAATCAGAAAAACGCGTTGCGATTCCCCTCTTAATCTCCAGCATTTTACTTTTCTATGCCGGCCTGGCCTTTGCCTATTATGTGGTTTTCCCTCTGGTATTCGGTTTCTTTAGTGGCGTTGGCCCAGAAGGGGTTAGCTATACACCGGATATCGCGCGCTTTCTGGATATTACTTTAAAACTGTTCTTTGCCTTTGGTATCGCCTTTGAAATTCCGATTGCTACGCTGTTATTAATTTGGGCCGGCATTACTACGCCGCAAGCACTGGCAGAGAAGCGCCCCTATATCGTGGTGGGGTGTTTTATATTTGGCATGTTGTTAACGCCACCGGATATTATTTCCCAAGCACTATTAGCCATTCCTATGTGGATGTTATTTGAGGTTGGTGTTTTCTTTGGGCGCTTTATTGGCACCAAAAAAATGGGGCCGGTGGAGGGGTAG
- a CDS encoding ubiquinone biosynthesis accessory factor UbiJ → MSAQAKVVSTTLHTAAIGALEAAINAALKLDPSTLNKLAELQDHVFLLHCSSPELSLYLIPGNGDIRLCGFYDGTADTALTGSFNEFTKLATSADPASALINGELELHGDSQALISLQKILKQLDIDWEAPLASIFGDVIGHQLGRNIRQGFRFGLQALQGIKRQVDEYIVEESDLVPPRWQVDHFLNDIDQLAMRTDRLNAQIQKLKQRLNPQG, encoded by the coding sequence ATGAGTGCACAAGCCAAGGTAGTTAGCACAACCCTGCATACCGCGGCTATTGGCGCGCTGGAAGCGGCGATAAATGCCGCCCTGAAACTCGACCCCTCCACCCTGAATAAATTGGCTGAGCTGCAAGACCATGTGTTTTTACTGCATTGCAGTTCGCCGGAGCTAAGCCTTTATCTGATTCCCGGCAATGGCGACATTCGTCTCTGCGGTTTTTATGATGGCACCGCCGATACCGCCTTAACCGGTAGCTTTAACGAATTTACCAAGTTGGCAACGTCAGCCGATCCCGCCAGCGCCTTAATTAATGGTGAACTGGAACTTCACGGTGATAGCCAGGCACTCATCAGCCTGCAAAAAATTCTTAAGCAACTCGATATAGATTGGGAAGCCCCTTTAGCCTCTATTTTTGGCGATGTGATTGGCCATCAACTGGGCCGAAATATTCGTCAGGGTTTTCGCTTTGGCTTACAGGCCTTACAAGGCATTAAGCGACAAGTGGACGAATATATTGTTGAAGAGAGCGACCTGGTACCGCCGCGCTGGCAGGTGGATCATTTTCTAAACGATATTGACCAGCTTGCTATGCGTACCGACCGACTTAACGCGCAAATTCAAAAACTTAAACAGCGTTTAAACCCTCAAGGATAA
- a CDS encoding ribonuclease R family protein yields MLDKDTLSQLKQLKQNIEDSKEYAVGIVKGTQRKFGFVILDDGREIFINPDEMQKVFPGDTVKILITTQQENKDAKAKVSGTLEKLINSPLKEFTGRYIVKGKGHFVEPDVPNLNRWIFIPPQARKDAKPNDFIRCRINRHPYPQAKPQAKITEVIGAADKTGIEGDYVVSKFQLEPAWPDKWQESLLEVDTNGREDLTLLPFVTIDAASTMDMDDALFVQSTEQGWQLQVAIADPSARIAVDSELDKLARQRATSTYMPGRPVPMLPEELANHLCSLTPNTARPALVCQMEIDQQGKLSSYKIIEAMVSSKAKLSYQDVSAFLDQNGEDDSLTDCHNNKATLLTLKAVSAALLSQRQEHNLVIPNRQEYRLVLNSQRKIDHIEPVQKSSAHQLIEECMIAANCCAADMLDGQGIFISHPGFRSERLADVKKLAEEQLSLTNTDFSTPAGYQQLMKSIDDDKLAFPLRQVLSRLLERSRLSTDVLPHYGMGLDKYTTFTSPIRKYSDLTVHRLLKSKIKPRETVAVKPQDLAIIQQGQDHSRQARYQMEQWLKCQFMQPFIGQTFMGTISQINSNGFTVRLDEHLIEGFVETRLLEEKYSFDPMRLRLTSKSQTIELNQPIEVTVKEVDNNARSIRYTLPAPAANQDDKKAAAEAVN; encoded by the coding sequence ATGTTAGACAAGGACACCCTCTCCCAGCTTAAACAGCTCAAACAAAATATTGAAGACAGCAAAGAATACGCTGTAGGCATTGTTAAAGGCACACAAAGAAAATTTGGGTTTGTAATTTTAGATGACGGCCGGGAAATTTTTATTAACCCTGATGAAATGCAAAAAGTATTTCCCGGGGATACAGTCAAAATTCTGATTACCACCCAGCAAGAAAATAAAGATGCCAAAGCCAAAGTCAGCGGTACTTTAGAAAAATTAATTAACTCACCACTAAAAGAATTTACCGGCCGTTATATTGTTAAGGGCAAAGGGCATTTTGTTGAGCCGGATGTGCCCAATTTAAATCGCTGGATTTTTATCCCACCGCAAGCCCGCAAAGATGCCAAGCCCAACGATTTTATCCGTTGCAGAATTAACCGCCACCCCTACCCTCAAGCCAAGCCCCAGGCCAAAATTACTGAGGTGATAGGCGCTGCGGATAAAACCGGCATTGAAGGCGACTATGTTGTTAGCAAATTTCAACTGGAACCCGCCTGGCCCGATAAATGGCAAGAGTCATTATTAGAGGTTGACACCAACGGTCGTGAAGATTTAACCCTGCTACCCTTTGTGACTATTGATGCTGCCAGCACTATGGATATGGATGATGCCTTGTTTGTACAAAGCACTGAACAGGGTTGGCAACTACAGGTGGCTATTGCCGACCCCAGCGCAAGAATTGCTGTGGATTCCGAACTCGATAAGCTGGCGCGCCAGCGTGCAACCTCGACCTATATGCCGGGCCGTCCTGTGCCTATGTTGCCAGAAGAACTGGCTAATCATTTATGCTCCTTAACACCGAATACCGCCAGGCCAGCCTTAGTTTGCCAAATGGAGATTGACCAACAGGGCAAGCTATCCAGCTATAAGATTATTGAAGCGATGGTTAGCTCTAAAGCTAAACTAAGCTATCAGGATGTTTCTGCCTTTTTAGATCAGAATGGTGAAGATGACAGCCTGACTGATTGCCATAACAACAAAGCAACACTGCTTACCTTAAAAGCAGTGTCTGCCGCTCTATTAAGTCAAAGACAAGAACATAACCTGGTGATCCCTAATCGACAGGAATACCGTTTAGTGCTTAATTCACAGCGTAAAATTGATCATATAGAACCGGTTCAAAAATCCAGCGCCCATCAATTAATTGAAGAATGCATGATTGCCGCCAATTGTTGTGCTGCTGATATGCTAGATGGCCAGGGAATTTTTATTAGCCACCCTGGCTTTCGCAGTGAGCGTTTAGCGGATGTGAAAAAATTGGCAGAAGAACAATTATCATTAACAAATACTGATTTCTCAACACCTGCTGGCTATCAGCAATTAATGAAAAGTATTGATGATGACAAGCTGGCGTTTCCCTTGCGACAAGTATTAAGTCGCTTGCTGGAGCGCAGCCGCTTAAGCACTGATGTCTTACCCCATTACGGAATGGGTTTGGACAAATATACGACCTTTACTTCACCGATTAGAAAATACAGTGATTTAACGGTTCATCGTTTACTGAAAAGTAAAATCAAACCGCGTGAAACCGTTGCGGTAAAACCGCAAGATCTGGCTATTATTCAGCAGGGGCAAGATCATTCTCGTCAGGCTCGCTATCAAATGGAGCAATGGCTAAAATGCCAGTTTATGCAGCCCTTTATTGGTCAAACGTTTATGGGCACTATTTCCCAGATTAACAGCAATGGCTTTACAGTTAGATTGGATGAGCATTTAATTGAAGGGTTTGTTGAAACGCGGTTGCTGGAAGAGAAATACAGCTTTGACCCCATGCGTTTGCGTTTAACCAGCAAATCACAAACCATTGAATTAAATCAGCCTATTGAAGTAACCGTTAAAGAAGTCGATAACAACGCGCGCAGCATTCGTTATACCTTGCCTGCACCCGCTGCCAATCAAGATGATAAAAAAGCTGCCGCTGAAGCGGTTAATTAA
- a CDS encoding phosphoribosyl-ATP diphosphatase, translated as MSDVLKTLADLLEQRKQNADPESSYVASLHHKGLNKILEKVGEEANEAIIAAKDAEHSGDNKDVIYETADLWFHSLVMLSHLGEDSDAVLDELARRFGLSGIDEKASRNK; from the coding sequence ATGAGCGACGTACTAAAAACATTGGCAGACCTGCTGGAACAGCGCAAACAAAACGCTGATCCCGAATCCTCCTATGTGGCCAGTCTGCACCATAAAGGCTTAAATAAGATTTTAGAAAAAGTGGGCGAAGAGGCGAACGAAGCCATTATCGCCGCCAAAGATGCCGAGCATAGCGGCGACAATAAAGATGTGATCTATGAAACCGCCGACCTGTGGTTTCACTCACTGGTGATGTTGTCACACCTCGGCGAAGACAGTGATGCGGTTTTAGACGAACTGGCCCGCCGTTTTGGTCTATCCGGCATCGACGAAAAAGCATCAAGAAACAAATAA
- the hisI gene encoding phosphoribosyl-AMP cyclohydrolase: MTESTTTDMTRQFLEQVRWTSDGLVPAIAQDAETNDILMFAWMNRESLALTVQEQRAIYWSRSRQKLWRKGEESGHVQSIKEIRIDCDEDVIILKVEQIGGIACHTGRRSCFYRRLENNVWQTVEKVIKDPSDIYSK; the protein is encoded by the coding sequence ATGACCGAAAGCACCACAACCGATATGACCCGGCAATTTCTAGAGCAAGTCCGCTGGACCAGTGACGGTCTGGTGCCGGCTATCGCCCAGGATGCCGAAACCAATGATATCCTGATGTTTGCCTGGATGAACCGGGAATCACTGGCCTTAACGGTACAGGAACAGCGGGCCATCTACTGGTCACGGTCACGGCAAAAGCTCTGGCGCAAAGGCGAAGAGTCGGGACATGTGCAGTCCATCAAGGAAATCCGTATTGATTGCGACGAAGATGTGATTATTCTAAAGGTGGAGCAAATTGGCGGCATTGCCTGCCATACCGGCCGGCGCAGCTGCTTTTATCGACGTCTGGAGAACAATGTCTGGCAGACAGTCGAAAAGGTTATTAAAGACCCTAGCGATATTTATTCAAAGTAA
- the ubiE gene encoding bifunctional demethylmenaquinone methyltransferase/2-methoxy-6-polyprenyl-1,4-benzoquinol methylase UbiE, with the protein MSDSDSNSTHFGFKTVESTQKAGMVAGVFHSVAAKYDVMNDLMSAGIHRIWKRFTLEISGVRPGHQVLDIAGGTGDLAAKFSKIVGAEGRVVLADINDSMLKVGRDKLTDLGLVSNIEYAQANAEALPFPDNTFDCITIAFGLRNVTDKDKALRSMLRVLKPGGRLLVLEFSKPENELLSKVYDNYSFNLLPKIGKLVADDEESYRYLAESIRMHPDQDTLKAMMEDAGFARCEYHNMTGGIVAVHKGLKA; encoded by the coding sequence ATGTCCGATTCAGATTCCAACAGTACCCATTTTGGCTTTAAGACTGTAGAAAGCACCCAAAAGGCCGGAATGGTAGCCGGTGTATTCCACTCTGTAGCCGCCAAATATGATGTGATGAACGACCTGATGTCGGCGGGTATCCACCGTATCTGGAAGCGATTTACCCTTGAAATCTCCGGCGTGCGCCCAGGACATCAGGTTTTGGATATTGCCGGAGGAACGGGGGATTTAGCAGCAAAGTTCAGTAAGATCGTAGGAGCTGAGGGCCGCGTGGTACTGGCGGATATCAATGATTCCATGCTTAAAGTCGGCCGCGATAAGCTGACCGATCTGGGACTGGTGAGCAATATTGAATATGCTCAGGCCAATGCCGAAGCCCTGCCCTTTCCGGATAATACCTTTGACTGTATTACCATCGCCTTTGGCCTGCGCAATGTCACCGATAAAGATAAGGCTCTGCGCTCCATGCTGCGGGTGCTTAAACCCGGTGGCCGGCTATTAGTACTGGAGTTCTCCAAGCCGGAAAATGAGCTGCTAAGCAAAGTCTACGATAACTATTCCTTTAATCTGCTGCCCAAAATCGGCAAGCTGGTGGCGGATGATGAAGAGAGCTACCGCTATCTGGCGGAAAGTATCCGTATGCACCCCGATCAGGACACCCTGAAAGCCATGATGGAAGATGCCGGCTTTGCCCGCTGTGAATACCATAATATGACCGGAGGGATTGTCGCCGTGCATAAAGGCTTAAAAGCATGA
- a CDS encoding PhoH family protein, with amino-acid sequence MEKIFVLDTNVLLHDPMALYAFKEHKIVIPMTVLEELDTIKDRKDKDVSREARIAINAIDAVLSDASPKAIQEGVDIVDAKGGSVTGCLAIFPDQLISHDNEAPYLDGSPQQANDNRIINVALHLQTHNDGKYVCLVTKDINMRLKAKGSGLENVEDYRKDRVIEDIELMSKGYETLEGDFWDRVETVKSVQKGKATMHVIDRAILPEAYPQMFVCDDGDFVGLVREVDNDSIHIQQLSRDRLMSQQLWGLTPRNIEQAMAFFLVQCDDIDMTALTGPAGSGKTLIALAYGLHAIMEEKRYDKLIVARNTPPIAEDIGFLPGTEEEKMAPWLAAFEDNLEVLHGHDESPYGSIDYIKERANIQFKSLNFMRGRSFNNAYIIIDECQGLTQFQLKSIITRVGVNSKIVVLGNLAQIDNKYITPVTSGLTYLVEKSKDFEHAGIMHVSGIERSRLAEFAEENL; translated from the coding sequence ATGGAAAAAATATTTGTCCTTGATACCAATGTGCTACTGCATGACCCCATGGCGCTCTATGCCTTTAAAGAGCATAAAATCGTTATCCCCATGACCGTATTGGAGGAACTGGATACCATCAAAGACAGAAAAGATAAGGATGTTAGCCGCGAAGCCAGAATAGCCATTAATGCCATCGATGCTGTATTAAGCGACGCCTCCCCCAAGGCGATACAAGAGGGTGTGGATATTGTCGACGCCAAAGGCGGTAGTGTCACCGGTTGTCTGGCCATCTTTCCTGATCAACTGATCAGTCATGATAATGAAGCTCCCTATCTCGATGGCTCCCCCCAGCAGGCCAATGACAACCGGATTATCAATGTAGCCCTGCATCTGCAAACTCATAATGACGGTAAATATGTCTGCCTGGTCACCAAAGATATCAATATGCGTCTCAAGGCCAAGGGTTCCGGCTTAGAAAATGTAGAAGACTATCGCAAAGATCGAGTGATAGAAGATATCGAACTGATGTCCAAAGGCTATGAAACGTTGGAGGGGGATTTTTGGGATAGGGTGGAGACGGTGAAATCGGTGCAGAAGGGCAAGGCCACCATGCATGTGATTGACCGCGCTATTTTACCAGAAGCCTATCCGCAGATGTTCGTCTGCGACGACGGCGATTTTGTGGGGCTGGTACGTGAGGTGGACAACGACTCTATCCATATTCAGCAACTTAGCCGCGACCGGTTAATGTCACAACAGTTATGGGGGTTGACTCCGCGTAATATTGAGCAGGCCATGGCTTTTTTTCTAGTGCAGTGTGACGATATTGATATGACCGCATTAACGGGGCCTGCGGGTTCAGGCAAGACGCTGATTGCTTTGGCTTATGGCCTGCATGCGATTATGGAAGAGAAGCGTTATGACAAATTAATTGTGGCGCGTAATACGCCGCCGATTGCAGAGGATATTGGATTTTTACCGGGCACAGAAGAAGAAAAAATGGCGCCATGGCTGGCGGCCTTTGAAGACAATCTGGAAGTGTTGCATGGCCATGATGAATCACCCTATGGCAGTATTGATTATATTAAAGAGCGAGCCAATATTCAGTTTAAGTCGCTGAACTTTATGCGGGGCCGTTCCTTTAATAATGCGTATATTATTATTGATGAATGCCAGGGCTTAACCCAGTTTCAGCTAAAGTCGATTATTACTCGGGTAGGGGTTAATTCTAAAATTGTGGTGCTGGGTAATTTGGCGCAGATTGATAATAAATATATTACGCCGGTAACTTCAGGGTTAACTTATCTGGTTGAGAAGAGTAAGGATTTTGAGCATGCCGGGATTATGCATGTGAGCGGGATTGAGCGGTCGAGGCTTGCGGAGTTTGCCGAGGAGAATTTGTAA
- the tatA gene encoding twin-arginine translocase TatA/TatE family subunit: protein MGIGGISIWQLLIILAIVVMLFGTKRLRNMGGDLGEAIKGFKNSMSDDKKDESDESLDNIDAKAEKADEEKS, encoded by the coding sequence ATGGGAATCGGTGGAATCAGCATTTGGCAATTATTGATTATTTTGGCCATTGTCGTGATGCTATTTGGCACCAAACGCCTGCGCAATATGGGCGGTGATTTAGGTGAAGCTATTAAAGGTTTTAAAAACAGCATGAGCGATGACAAAAAAGACGAGTCTGATGAAAGCCTCGACAATATCGACGCCAAAGCTGAAAAAGCCGACGAAGAAAAGTCATAG
- the tatB gene encoding Sec-independent protein translocase protein TatB: MFDIGFLELLLIGILSLLIMGPERLPGAVRSATLFISRIRRSFNQIKSEIEREVGADEIKQQIHNETIMESLAKTKSDLQDSFQETAAELKPDLDKLQYDVEDIISADENKSTDDKPQT; encoded by the coding sequence ATGTTCGATATTGGTTTTCTGGAACTACTGCTAATCGGTATTCTGTCCCTGCTTATTATGGGGCCGGAACGCCTGCCCGGCGCTGTGCGTAGTGCGACTTTGTTTATCTCTCGCATACGCCGTAGCTTTAACCAGATTAAATCTGAAATTGAACGGGAAGTGGGTGCAGACGAAATCAAACAGCAAATCCATAATGAAACCATTATGGAAAGCCTGGCCAAAACCAAAAGCGACCTGCAAGACAGCTTTCAAGAAACCGCCGCAGAACTCAAACCCGATCTCGATAAACTGCAATATGATGTAGAAGATATTATCAGTGCAGACGAGAACAAATCGACTGACGATAAGCCTCAAACATGA
- the ubiB gene encoding ubiquinone biosynthesis regulatory protein kinase UbiB, giving the protein MSRTQRLSKIASVALRYRLDTFVDADQLPSGLSTLFAIAPWRLLPAPKQSRGERLRLSLEALGPVFVKFGQMLSTRRDLLADDLIDELAKLQDQVPPFPSQDAIDIIETALEKPVNELFAEFEPEPMASASVAQVHAATLHSGEDVVVKVIRPGIDKTIRQDIKLLFSIAKFIEKYLPDGRRLRPTEVVEDYQHTILDELDLQHEGANTAQLRRNFEHSDMLYVPEVHWDYTNHKVLTMERIHGIPVTDVKALEAQNTNMKLLAERGVEIFFTQVLRDSFFHADMHPGNIFVSRKHPETPQYIGIDCAIIGSLSDSDQYYIARNLLAMFQRDYRLVAELHVECGWVPPHTKVNEFESAIRSACEPIFEKPIAEISFGQLLIYLFQTARRFEMEVQPSLILLQKTMLNIEGLGRELYPQLNLWDTAQPFLEQWLKDRYAPSGIYKRLSKHVPGWLEQLPQLPQAVLDSLQQAKQLQASNEQQQLQIQQLEQQLQSDRRRSNTLAVVVLLALAAVSPLFSGGGISDALFDLNDVSTSAWALAAIAAVLWLRR; this is encoded by the coding sequence GTGTCTCGTACCCAACGACTTAGTAAAATTGCCAGTGTTGCCCTCCGTTATCGGCTGGACACCTTTGTCGATGCCGATCAATTACCTTCCGGGCTAAGCACGCTATTTGCTATCGCCCCCTGGCGTTTATTGCCTGCCCCGAAACAATCTCGCGGCGAGCGTTTACGTTTATCGCTGGAAGCCCTGGGCCCGGTCTTTGTTAAATTTGGGCAAATGCTCTCTACCCGTCGCGATTTATTGGCGGATGATCTGATTGATGAGCTGGCAAAGCTACAGGACCAAGTACCACCATTCCCGTCGCAAGATGCCATAGATATTATCGAAACCGCACTGGAAAAACCGGTGAATGAACTGTTTGCCGAATTTGAACCAGAGCCCATGGCCTCAGCCTCCGTCGCTCAAGTGCATGCAGCCACTTTGCATAGCGGCGAAGACGTCGTTGTTAAAGTGATTCGTCCCGGCATTGATAAAACCATTCGCCAGGATATTAAGCTGCTTTTTAGTATCGCGAAATTCATTGAAAAGTATTTGCCCGATGGCCGCCGCTTACGTCCCACCGAAGTGGTAGAGGATTACCAGCACACCATTCTCGACGAATTAGACCTACAACATGAAGGGGCCAATACCGCCCAACTGCGCCGCAACTTTGAACACTCGGATATGCTCTATGTGCCGGAAGTGCACTGGGACTATACCAACCATAAAGTGCTGACCATGGAGCGCATTCACGGTATTCCGGTTACCGACGTAAAAGCACTGGAAGCCCAAAACACCAATATGAAATTATTGGCCGAGCGCGGCGTTGAAATCTTTTTTACCCAGGTACTGCGCGATAGCTTCTTTCATGCGGATATGCACCCAGGCAATATTTTTGTTTCACGAAAGCATCCTGAGACACCGCAGTATATCGGTATCGACTGCGCCATTATTGGCTCACTGAGCGACTCCGACCAGTACTATATCGCCAGAAATTTATTAGCGATGTTCCAGCGGGATTACCGCTTAGTGGCTGAGCTGCATGTGGAGTGTGGCTGGGTTCCGCCCCATACCAAAGTCAATGAATTTGAATCAGCCATCCGCAGCGCCTGTGAGCCCATCTTTGAAAAGCCCATTGCAGAAATCTCCTTTGGCCAATTATTAATCTATCTGTTTCAAACCGCCCGCCGCTTTGAAATGGAAGTGCAGCCCTCTTTAATTCTGCTGCAAAAAACCATGCTCAATATCGAAGGTCTGGGCCGTGAACTCTACCCCCAACTTAACCTCTGGGATACTGCCCAACCCTTTTTGGAGCAATGGCTGAAAGACCGCTATGCCCCCAGCGGTATCTATAAACGGCTGAGCAAACATGTGCCCGGCTGGCTGGAGCAATTACCTCAGCTGCCTCAGGCGGTGCTGGATAGCTTGCAGCAAGCCAAACAATTGCAGGCCAGCAACGAGCAACAGCAGCTACAAATCCAGCAATTAGAACAACAGCTGCAAAGCGACCGCCGCCGAAGCAATACGCTGGCTGTGGTTGTGCTGCTGGCGCTGGCCGCCGTTAGCCCTTTGTTCTCCGGTGGCGGGATCTCCGATGCCTTATTCGACCTCAATGATGTATCGACCTCAGCCTGGGCGCTAGCCGCGATTGCCGCTGTACTATGGCTGCGACGCTAA
- a CDS encoding HDOD domain-containing protein, with protein sequence MSSADIASNRSAQILRPVYELFADQPDLIAQLQEKHHLPPSERIAEESERLAVGQMVSLLKDLSQERGYADIGLSIGANLPVGCYGSLSFLMISSATVRDMLDSFCYYYPVISQGLHQPRWSQAGNEFFLELYPPSDDESIPVVRADILLAGAINLIRHSTQGLFEPTRVAVYGDGGDYAERYIDSAHTPNIEFNSKTVRIYGAVELLDRPLPSANSSLCKVFRKELDIVLRALNAEQTIIDQIQLMLAKSENLGKVSLGSIAEALHLGERTLARQLAEYDISFRDLLANYKSTRAIRLLAEGKTVEQVSYYLGFSERAAFDRAFKKWQGVTASRFQDDYQQSGVQEIDILDNEQLPILPMAANQILKLINENNFEMEELGLVVEKDPALTAKLLALANSAMYGVIKIGSIKEAIVRVFGADTLRNLALAMLANECFDTSRCQAFSLKKYWINALATGQLASELAKASDCANPSDAYLLGLLHNIGTLLLVQRRPQDMAEVLQQTDLELASLAEICAAEKQVMGVDACSSGAMLAAFWNLPRYLSVSIRVLTDADYKGESKELVQLIAATEYTVRVLSEGGELLHQAHEKICAATGLDTDTVKKVLHDFQGNVEKIEASAEGLV encoded by the coding sequence ATGTCCTCAGCCGATATAGCCAGTAACCGCAGCGCTCAAATACTGCGCCCGGTTTACGAACTGTTTGCTGACCAGCCGGATCTGATTGCACAGTTACAGGAAAAACATCACTTGCCTCCCAGCGAACGAATTGCTGAGGAGAGCGAGCGGCTGGCTGTGGGCCAAATGGTGTCACTGCTTAAGGATTTATCTCAGGAACGGGGCTATGCCGATATCGGTTTAAGTATTGGTGCCAACCTCCCCGTGGGCTGCTATGGATCGCTCTCCTTTTTGATGATTTCTTCCGCCACCGTCAGGGATATGCTGGATAGCTTTTGTTACTACTATCCGGTTATTTCGCAAGGTTTACACCAGCCCCGTTGGTCTCAGGCGGGCAATGAATTTTTTCTGGAGCTTTATCCTCCTTCTGATGATGAGAGTATTCCGGTGGTGCGGGCCGATATTTTACTGGCCGGTGCGATCAATTTAATTCGCCACAGTACCCAGGGCCTTTTTGAGCCAACAAGGGTTGCTGTTTATGGCGACGGCGGTGATTATGCCGAGCGCTATATCGACAGTGCGCATACCCCCAATATTGAATTTAATAGTAAGACCGTGCGCATCTACGGTGCGGTAGAATTGCTGGACCGCCCTTTACCCAGTGCCAACTCTTCGTTATGTAAAGTGTTTCGTAAAGAGCTGGATATTGTTTTACGCGCGCTCAATGCCGAGCAAACGATTATTGACCAGATTCAATTAATGCTGGCCAAGTCAGAAAATTTGGGCAAGGTAAGTTTGGGCAGTATTGCCGAGGCCTTGCATTTAGGTGAGCGCACTCTGGCCAGGCAGTTAGCGGAATATGACATTTCCTTTCGGGATTTATTAGCCAATTATAAAAGCACCCGCGCTATCCGTTTATTGGCCGAAGGTAAAACCGTTGAACAGGTCTCTTACTATCTGGGCTTTTCCGAACGCGCCGCTTTTGATCGCGCCTTTAAAAAATGGCAGGGTGTTACCGCTTCGCGTTTTCAGGATGACTATCAGCAAAGTGGCGTTCAGGAAATTGATATTCTGGATAATGAGCAACTGCCTATTTTGCCAATGGCAGCCAACCAAATTTTAAAATTAATCAATGAAAATAATTTTGAAATGGAAGAGTTGGGTCTGGTGGTTGAAAAAGATCCGGCTCTAACGGCAAAGTTATTAGCGCTGGCCAATAGTGCCATGTATGGCGTGATAAAAATTGGCAGCATTAAAGAAGCGATCGTTAGAGTGTTTGGTGCCGATACCTTGCGTAATCTGGCTCTGGCGATGTTAGCCAATGAGTGTTTTGATACCAGCCGCTGCCAAGCTTTTTCATTAAAAAAATATTGGATTAATGCGTTGGCAACCGGACAGTTAGCCTCAGAGCTGGCTAAGGCTAGCGACTGTGCCAATCCTTCAGATGCCTACTTGTTAGGTTTGCTGCACAATATTGGCACACTGTTATTAGTCCAGCGTAGGCCGCAAGATATGGCTGAGGTGTTGCAACAAACCGATTTGGAACTGGCCAGTCTTGCGGAAATTTGCGCCGCAGAAAAACAGGTGATGGGTGTTGATGCCTGTTCATCCGGGGCTATGTTGGCAGCGTTTTGGAATTTGCCCCGTTATTTATCCGTCTCTATTCGTGTATTAACCGATGCTGATTATAAGGGTGAATCCAAAGAATTAGTGCAGCTAATTGCCGCGACGGAATATACTGTTAGAGTGCTATCGGAAGGTGGCGAGTTGTTGCATCAGGCACATGAAAAAATTTGTGCAGCAACCGGGCTTGATACTGACACCGTTAAAAAAGTACTGCATGACTTTCAGGGTAACGTTGAAAAAATTGAAGCTTCGGCGGAAGGTCTGGTTTAA